In Desulfovibrio gilichinskyi, a genomic segment contains:
- the amrS gene encoding AmmeMemoRadiSam system radical SAM enzyme gives MLYPARLWENLKDGKVQCRLCNHFCIIESGQHGVCGVRQNIDGSLMTKTYDLVAAINVDPVEKKPLYHFLPGTKTFSLGTQGCNFGCEFCQNATLSQHPKSGREITGQKVTPEILVELAIAHECKSISYTYSEPTIFFELMQDTARLAHDNGLKNIMVSNGFQSPECLKELAPLIDAANIDLKSFNDTFYEDICKGRLNPVLETLKHIKKFGWWLEVTTLLIPGKNDDMPELRQLAKFIATELGEEVPWHISRFHPDYMMQDCPVTPMKSLNLARQAGTDAGLKYVYVGNVPENDGSSTFCPSCNTEIIRRFGFSLDNLGVENGMCKYCGCQANGVFEDSHD, from the coding sequence ATGTTATATCCTGCCAGGCTTTGGGAAAATCTAAAAGACGGCAAAGTCCAGTGTCGCCTTTGTAATCACTTTTGTATTATTGAATCAGGCCAGCACGGAGTATGCGGAGTCAGGCAGAACATTGACGGATCGCTTATGACCAAAACCTATGATCTGGTTGCGGCTATCAACGTTGATCCTGTCGAAAAAAAACCGCTCTACCACTTCCTGCCCGGAACCAAAACATTTTCATTAGGAACGCAAGGATGTAACTTCGGTTGCGAATTCTGCCAGAATGCCACTCTGTCACAGCACCCGAAATCAGGCCGTGAAATAACAGGACAAAAAGTAACACCGGAAATACTTGTGGAGCTAGCCATAGCCCATGAGTGCAAATCCATATCCTACACTTATTCCGAGCCGACAATTTTCTTTGAACTGATGCAGGACACCGCAAGGCTTGCCCACGACAACGGTCTAAAAAACATCATGGTTTCAAATGGATTTCAGAGTCCTGAATGTCTTAAAGAACTTGCTCCACTGATTGATGCGGCCAACATCGACCTTAAAAGCTTTAATGACACGTTCTATGAAGATATATGCAAAGGCAGATTAAACCCTGTGCTTGAAACACTTAAGCATATTAAAAAGTTCGGCTGGTGGCTGGAAGTAACAACCCTGCTTATTCCCGGTAAGAATGATGATATGCCCGAGCTGCGACAATTAGCAAAATTCATTGCCACTGAACTTGGCGAAGAAGTCCCGTGGCACATCTCCCGCTTTCACCCTGACTATATGATGCAGGATTGTCCGGTTACGCCCATGAAATCGCTGAATCTTGCCAGACAAGCCGGAACCGATGCCGGACTTAAATATGTATATGTAGGCAACGTTCCAGAAAATGACGGTTCTTCAACCTTCTGTCCGTCCTGCAATACAGAAATTATACGTAGGTTTGGATTTTCTTTGGATAATTTAGGGGTGGAAAACGGCATGTGCAAGTACTGCGGATGCCAAGCAAATGGTGTTTTTGAAGATAGTCACGATTAA
- the purM gene encoding phosphoribosylformylglycinamidine cyclo-ligase — protein MASRSDAYKAAGVNIEAANDFIGRIKGMVGSTFTKGVVTDIGGFGGLFKLDLTQMEEPVLVSGTDGVGTKLKLAFALNKHDTIGIDLVAMSVNDILVQGAKPLFFLDYFATGKLEVGVAETVLSGIVEGCKMSACALLGGETAEMPGFYADGEYDLSGFCVGIVDNANIVDGSSITYGDSIIGLASSGVHSNGYSLVRKLYEESGLAADDLLPGTDEKIGDVLIAPTKIYADAVRNIIREIDVKGMVHVTGGGFYDNLPRILPDQVTANIDFGSWEVLPVFNWMKEQGNLSWPEMLQIFNCGIGYIMIVKKDKEEDVINRLNGMDIKSWKIGEIVAREDDSEQVTVNF, from the coding sequence ATGGCAAGTCGTTCAGATGCTTATAAGGCCGCCGGTGTTAATATCGAAGCGGCAAATGATTTTATAGGTCGCATTAAAGGTATGGTGGGCTCCACTTTTACCAAAGGTGTGGTCACAGACATCGGTGGTTTCGGCGGGCTTTTCAAGCTTGACCTTACCCAGATGGAAGAGCCAGTTCTTGTATCAGGAACAGACGGCGTGGGAACAAAATTAAAACTGGCTTTCGCGTTAAACAAGCACGATACAATCGGTATTGATCTCGTAGCTATGAGCGTGAATGATATACTGGTTCAGGGCGCAAAGCCTTTATTTTTCCTTGATTATTTTGCAACAGGAAAACTGGAAGTCGGCGTAGCTGAGACAGTTCTTTCCGGAATAGTTGAAGGTTGTAAAATGTCAGCATGCGCACTCCTCGGCGGAGAAACCGCAGAAATGCCCGGTTTTTATGCTGATGGCGAATATGACCTGTCCGGCTTCTGTGTCGGCATAGTTGATAACGCAAATATTGTTGATGGATCTTCCATTACATACGGTGATTCAATTATCGGTCTGGCATCGTCCGGAGTGCATTCAAACGGATATTCTCTTGTACGCAAGCTGTATGAAGAGTCCGGTCTTGCTGCGGATGATCTTCTACCCGGTACGGATGAAAAGATCGGAGATGTTCTTATCGCTCCGACTAAAATTTATGCAGACGCTGTGCGCAATATCATCCGCGAAATTGATGTTAAAGGTATGGTTCATGTTACCGGCGGCGGATTTTATGACAACCTGCCTAGAATCCTGCCTGATCAGGTAACTGCAAACATTGATTTCGGTTCATGGGAAGTTCTTCCTGTGTTTAACTGGATGAAAGAGCAGGGTAATCTCAGCTGGCCTGAAATGTTGCAGATTTTCAACTGCGGTATCGGCTACATCATGATTGTTAAGAAAGATAAAGAAGAAGATGTTATCAACAGACTTAATGGCATGGACATTAAATCTTGGAAAATCGGAGAAATTGTCGCCAGAGAGGACGATTCCGAACAGGTAACTGTTAACTTCTAA
- a CDS encoding DUF1318 domain-containing protein, translating into MFKKTAQVLSLMTFLAVAACVTVNIYFPAAQVEKAAENIVDDIYGTDAQQPAKTSKDSSSLAHFLAFMTPCEANAQGVTESDIEGLKQSNSAIRGLKQTIATDHQQLIPYYESGNIGINKSGLVELRNNDGMDIAATAKVRRLIAQDNKTREKLYEEVAASMNIPGSEIQKVVTIFTEVWQKKAPAGWWIQDGAGNWKKK; encoded by the coding sequence ATGTTTAAAAAAACCGCTCAGGTTTTATCATTGATGACTTTTTTGGCAGTTGCCGCCTGTGTTACCGTTAATATTTATTTTCCTGCAGCACAGGTCGAAAAAGCTGCGGAAAATATAGTTGACGATATTTACGGAACGGATGCTCAGCAACCGGCGAAGACAAGCAAAGACAGCTCTTCACTGGCCCATTTTTTAGCGTTTATGACGCCTTGCGAGGCAAATGCTCAGGGTGTTACAGAATCTGACATTGAAGGTCTTAAACAATCCAATTCCGCAATACGAGGCTTAAAGCAAACCATTGCAACCGACCACCAGCAGCTGATTCCATATTATGAATCAGGAAATATCGGCATCAACAAAAGCGGTTTGGTGGAACTTAGAAACAACGACGGTATGGACATTGCGGCAACGGCAAAAGTACGCAGACTTATAGCGCAGGATAACAAGACAAGAGAAAAGCTGTACGAAGAAGTGGCCGCGTCCATGAACATTCCCGGAAGTGAAATTCAAAAGGTCGTAACGATATTCACTGAAGTGTGGCAGAAAAAAGCTCCGGCAGGATGGTGGATTCAGGACGGGGCCGGCAACTGGAAGAAGAAATAA
- a CDS encoding radical SAM protein: MPSKKKPRPLLVYADKDGQIFDHPEFEMICRRGDELAQPKPEEYIPLPPDSEFFLLPGRVPLGLNSETGEVEEVEGIAVAAFACPGHTLTGLAAYGNTEGAPVLPMFAYGAVGYANGKFWITAKVVDEDKRQIFTKIPQQKIDAGAKRVMKEMPENRLVRHLATCALTYGCPAAKNFALGRFEAPLPTAQTCNARCIGCISEQPEESAFPSTQERIKFTPTAKEITEIMHYHAKREQKPIFSFGQGCEGEPLTEAKLICEAVQKYRSEGGKGTVNINTNGSLTATMKPLREAGLTSIRVSMNSFLEPVYNAYYNPKGYKFEDVIATIKTAKELGLHVSLNYLFFPGVNDTENEVTALIKVATESKLDFIQLRNLNIDPDLYMELVEGYDFGPSMGFINFRKRVQTECPWIGFGYFNPYLGES, translated from the coding sequence ATGCCTTCTAAAAAAAAGCCGCGCCCTCTCCTTGTATACGCGGATAAAGACGGTCAAATATTCGACCATCCGGAATTTGAAATGATCTGCCGCAGAGGGGATGAGCTTGCTCAGCCTAAACCGGAAGAATATATCCCGCTTCCTCCTGACAGCGAATTTTTCTTACTACCAGGAAGAGTTCCCCTTGGACTCAACTCCGAGACAGGTGAAGTTGAAGAGGTTGAAGGGATAGCTGTAGCGGCTTTTGCATGCCCCGGCCATACATTAACCGGACTTGCAGCCTACGGAAATACTGAAGGGGCTCCGGTTTTACCGATGTTCGCTTACGGAGCTGTAGGTTACGCCAACGGTAAATTCTGGATCACAGCCAAAGTTGTTGATGAAGACAAACGCCAGATCTTCACTAAAATTCCGCAACAGAAAATTGATGCCGGTGCCAAAAGAGTTATGAAGGAAATGCCTGAAAACCGCCTAGTAAGACACCTTGCAACCTGTGCGCTTACTTACGGCTGTCCGGCAGCAAAAAACTTTGCCCTCGGCAGATTTGAAGCACCTCTTCCTACCGCGCAAACCTGCAATGCTCGCTGTATCGGTTGTATTTCAGAACAACCGGAAGAGTCCGCATTTCCTTCCACGCAGGAACGCATTAAATTTACACCTACTGCAAAAGAAATTACGGAAATCATGCATTACCACGCCAAGCGTGAGCAAAAACCTATTTTCTCTTTCGGGCAGGGCTGTGAAGGCGAACCGCTGACTGAAGCAAAACTGATTTGCGAAGCTGTACAGAAATATCGCAGCGAAGGCGGCAAAGGAACTGTTAATATAAACACCAACGGCTCCTTAACAGCGACAATGAAGCCTCTGCGCGAAGCGGGACTTACATCTATCAGAGTAAGTATGAACAGCTTCCTTGAACCTGTATACAACGCATATTACAACCCCAAGGGGTATAAGTTTGAGGATGTCATCGCTACCATCAAGACAGCAAAAGAGCTTGGACTTCATGTCTCGCTCAACTACCTGTTTTTCCCGGGCGTAAATGACACTGAGAATGAAGTAACTGCGCTTATTAAAGTCGCCACCGAATCAAAACTGGACTTTATTCAGCTTCGCAATCTGAACATCGACCCGGACCTTTATATGGAACTGGTTGAAGGATACGATTTCGGCCCATCCATGGGATTCATCAACTTCCGCAAAAGAGTTCAGACAGAATGCCCTTGGATCGGCTTCGGCTACTTCAATCCATATCTTGGCGAATCGTAA
- a CDS encoding sensor histidine kinase, whose protein sequence is MREDCYDEYRKRLNILITGNSPLLHSVMLELHNLGHSISITKIPHETLFVYASQQPDLIIFSNFENAYNTFSSIREINPDAEALFVIDINNPESFENFFDFHNVSFISSTATTESIISKISEFHKAIIRNKQSAQNSKLYDLILQGLPFPAILVCACNGETILANKAALEILPITGSESRIPFTSFLPEDVRNNLFTDQKTYRTHSLKSVCAYDKFWDLTFEQVAPSVFLLLAVDVTEQRKQLQLREEMERIARHDLRSPTATIVGMSRILETEANLDSDYKQLAEIIRKTSERMIRQIDTSLTLIRLETGSLVTDSHPFNLFGAITAAIGDVSQLVEEKELEIQCFLEDEPIQDECPLVCYGEASLIITMFSNLVKNAAEAAPECSTITVRLSDTEQSIITEIHNLGEVPNSIKNSFFDRYATHGKRNGTGLGTYSAKLIAKVSGGDISFTSSWNQGTSLITTLPKPSENLNRN, encoded by the coding sequence ATGAGAGAAGATTGTTATGACGAGTACCGGAAAAGACTGAACATACTTATCACCGGGAATAGTCCGCTACTGCATTCTGTAATGCTTGAACTTCATAACCTCGGTCATTCAATTTCTATTACTAAAATTCCACATGAGACCCTTTTTGTATACGCCAGCCAGCAGCCTGACCTGATAATATTCTCAAATTTTGAAAATGCTTACAATACCTTCTCATCTATCCGCGAAATTAATCCTGATGCGGAAGCTCTCTTTGTTATCGATATCAATAACCCTGAATCATTCGAAAATTTTTTTGATTTTCATAATGTCTCGTTTATATCATCCACGGCAACAACAGAAAGTATCATTTCAAAAATATCTGAATTTCATAAAGCGATCATCCGTAATAAACAATCCGCCCAGAACTCAAAACTCTACGATTTGATTCTTCAAGGGCTTCCGTTTCCCGCTATTTTAGTTTGCGCCTGCAACGGTGAAACAATTTTAGCAAATAAAGCGGCTCTTGAAATTTTACCTATTACAGGTTCAGAATCACGCATACCTTTTACATCTTTTCTTCCTGAAGATGTTCGCAATAACCTTTTCACCGATCAGAAAACTTACCGCACCCATTCGCTTAAATCAGTTTGTGCATATGACAAATTCTGGGATCTGACTTTTGAACAAGTCGCTCCTTCTGTTTTCTTACTACTGGCAGTTGATGTGACAGAACAGCGCAAACAACTACAGCTCAGAGAAGAAATGGAACGCATTGCGAGACATGACCTGAGATCTCCTACAGCTACAATTGTCGGTATGTCACGCATTCTCGAAACGGAAGCAAACCTTGATAGTGATTACAAACAACTTGCAGAAATTATCCGTAAAACAAGCGAAAGGATGATCCGTCAGATTGATACATCTTTAACACTCATCAGACTTGAAACAGGTTCCCTTGTTACAGACTCACACCCATTCAATCTTTTTGGAGCAATCACAGCCGCTATAGGTGATGTGAGTCAGTTGGTTGAAGAAAAAGAACTTGAAATTCAATGTTTTTTAGAGGATGAACCTATTCAGGACGAATGCCCGCTTGTTTGCTATGGTGAAGCTTCTCTGATTATAACCATGTTCTCCAATTTGGTTAAGAACGCTGCTGAAGCAGCTCCTGAATGTTCGACAATAACAGTCCGCCTTAGCGACACTGAGCAGTCAATAATCACAGAAATTCATAATTTAGGTGAAGTGCCGAACTCTATTAAAAACAGCTTTTTTGATCGTTATGCAACCCACGGCAAGCGAAATGGAACAGGGCTCGGCACATATAGCGCAAAACTCATCGCTAAAGTCTCGGGCGGAGATATCTCTTTTACAAGTTCTTGGAATCAGGGAACATCTCTGATCACAACTCTCCCAAAACCTTCTGAAAATTTGAACAGGAATTAA
- a CDS encoding EAL and HDOD domain-containing protein, producing the protein MMSIIHTPLYDNIFFARQPILLPDQSLWGYELFFRNSSSATTAIITDDYQATLIVAADSCSIQGEKLSRDVKLVINFSHKSIIEKIPYSLQPRNTVVQIPEMTPPTPNLITELQELSKEGYTIAIDDFTGSKQGAILLEYADLLIVDIKDTNEDDLEQIKCTAKAAGVKLLAKRVEDMSHFKLAQKSGFDFFQGFYFKRPENISGRKLRPSEIVKLKLFKLIEDPSQDFEALADSLQNDVSICYRLLTLLNSPTFGFSQKITSIKQAIVLAGWRLTKNWLRVILLTDLASDSKSSELPQLATQRAKFLELITLDSKHNLSPQSMFLFGLFSLLDAMFDMPMASVTQYLPIDKELRAALCGEDNIYKKHLDLINYFEEAQWDQLEQTILELGLTPVSVSRNYYDSMRWTNSFFQTP; encoded by the coding sequence ATGATGAGCATAATACACACCCCCTTATACGATAATATTTTCTTTGCACGGCAGCCTATTTTGCTGCCGGATCAATCTTTATGGGGATACGAGCTCTTTTTCCGTAACAGCAGTTCTGCGACAACCGCCATCATAACTGATGACTATCAGGCGACTTTAATCGTTGCGGCAGACTCCTGCTCAATTCAGGGGGAAAAGCTTTCCCGTGATGTAAAGCTTGTTATCAATTTTTCTCATAAATCCATCATTGAAAAAATACCCTACTCTCTGCAGCCCAGAAATACTGTAGTTCAAATCCCTGAGATGACTCCGCCTACTCCGAACCTTATAACTGAACTTCAAGAACTTTCTAAAGAGGGCTATACCATTGCCATCGACGATTTTACAGGAAGTAAGCAAGGTGCTATTTTACTGGAGTATGCCGATCTCTTAATTGTTGATATTAAAGATACAAATGAAGATGACCTTGAACAGATAAAGTGCACTGCAAAAGCAGCCGGGGTTAAGCTGCTTGCAAAACGAGTAGAAGACATGAGCCATTTTAAATTGGCTCAAAAATCAGGATTTGATTTTTTCCAAGGTTTTTATTTTAAACGACCTGAAAACATATCCGGTAGAAAACTACGCCCAAGCGAAATTGTTAAACTTAAACTTTTCAAGCTTATTGAAGACCCTTCACAGGATTTCGAAGCTTTAGCTGACTCTCTGCAAAATGACGTTTCAATTTGCTACAGACTGCTTACATTGCTGAACTCTCCGACATTCGGATTCTCGCAAAAAATAACTTCAATAAAGCAGGCAATTGTTCTTGCAGGCTGGAGGCTCACAAAAAACTGGCTGCGAGTTATACTTTTAACAGATTTAGCGTCAGACTCAAAAAGCTCTGAACTGCCTCAACTTGCAACGCAGCGCGCAAAATTTCTTGAACTTATTACTCTAGACTCAAAACATAACCTTAGCCCGCAATCAATGTTCTTATTCGGCTTGTTCTCACTTTTAGATGCGATGTTCGACATGCCTATGGCATCCGTCACCCAATATCTGCCTATTGATAAAGAACTGAGAGCTGCATTATGCGGTGAAGATAATATCTATAAAAAACATCTTGATCTGATTAATTATTTTGAAGAAGCACAATGGGATCAACTCGAACAAACAATCCTTGAGCTTGGACTCACTCCGGTGTCAGTATCACGCAACTATTATGATTCAATGCGCTGGACAAACAGTTTTTTCCAAACACCATGA
- the rpsI gene encoding 30S ribosomal protein S9, with translation MSQDFNYGTGKRKNAVARTRLYPGTGVITVNGRAYEDYFPRKTLQMIVQQPLKLTKNVGKFDIKVTADGGGVAGQAQAVRHGISRALLAMDPELRTLLKRAGLLTRDARKKERKKPGQPGARAKFQYSKR, from the coding sequence ATGAGCCAAGATTTCAATTACGGTACTGGCAAAAGAAAGAATGCTGTAGCACGTACTCGCCTTTATCCAGGCACAGGCGTGATCACAGTCAACGGCAGAGCTTACGAAGATTATTTTCCTCGTAAAACTCTCCAGATGATTGTTCAGCAGCCTCTTAAACTTACTAAAAACGTTGGTAAGTTTGATATTAAAGTAACCGCAGACGGTGGCGGAGTAGCTGGTCAGGCACAGGCTGTCAGACACGGTATTTCTCGCGCACTTCTCGCTATGGATCCAGAACTTCGCACTCTTCTTAAACGCGCAGGTCTTTTGACTCGTGACGCTCGTAAGAAAGAACGTAAAAAACCTGGTCAGCCAGGCGCACGCGCAAAGTTCCAGTATTCAAAACGTTAA
- the rplM gene encoding 50S ribosomal protein L13 produces MKTYIPKDEDINREWYVVDATDMVLGRLATRIATKLRGKDKAMFTPHNDTGDFVIVLNADKIRVTGNKLEQKTYYKHTNHPGGIKSRTLKVMLEKKPEAVIEIAVRGMLPKSSLGRQMIRKLKIYTGTDHPHEAQQPKTFEF; encoded by the coding sequence ATGAAAACATATATCCCAAAAGATGAGGACATCAACCGCGAATGGTACGTAGTTGATGCAACCGACATGGTACTTGGTCGCTTGGCAACAAGAATCGCCACAAAGCTCAGAGGTAAGGACAAAGCTATGTTCACACCTCATAATGACACAGGCGATTTCGTCATCGTTTTGAACGCTGACAAAATTAGAGTTACCGGCAATAAGCTGGAACAGAAGACTTACTACAAGCACACCAACCACCCTGGCGGTATCAAATCCAGGACTTTGAAAGTTATGCTTGAAAAGAAACCTGAAGCTGTTATCGAAATAGCTGTACGCGGCATGCTTCCTAAAAGCAGCCTTGGCAGACAGATGATCAGAAAGCTGAAAATATACACAGGCACAGATCATCCGCATGAAGCACAGCAGCCTAAGACTTTCGAATTTTAA
- the alaS gene encoding alanine--tRNA ligase — protein sequence MKASEIRERFLKFFKNNGHEIVTSSSLVPKDDPSLLFTNAGMVQFKKTFLGQEQRAYNRATTSQKCLRVGGKHNDLENVGRTARHHTFFEMLGNFSFGDYFKEDAIKFCWKFLTEELKLPKEKLYITIYKDDDEAGELWKKVANIPAERIFKLGEKDNFWSMGDTGPCGPCSEVHIDQGENMTCGPNCGIGKCDCDRFLEIWNLVFMQYDQSQDGTRVPLPRPSIDTGMGLERIAAVCQGVQSNYETDLFQPMIQAIAKKAGVTYQEDGEIDTALQVIADHSRSIAFLITDQILPSNEGRGYVLRRLIRRAFRFGRLIGLTDPFLHETVKMVVSEMGGQFPELKDNADFMARMVREEEERFSQTLDKGLIILEDEMAGLKEEGKNTISGELAFKLYDTFGFPLDIVNDVTEKHGFTVDEEGFKAAMQEQKTRAKKAWKGSGEKDTAAIFRTVLEAGLKNRFTGYGELTTESRIVNLLSESGEHVDRISQGSGGWLITAATPFYGESGGQTGDSGSVGTMTGNADILESVKASPELTACKIFVNEGELLLDQEAKLEVDDEIRLATERNHTSTHLLHAALRKVLGNHVKQSGSLVGPNRLRFDFTHIAAMTPDEIRQVENEVNRAILTATLIDVQELSSKEAAEKGATALFGEKYGDIVRVVDIPGESMELCGGTHLRSTGEAGTFVILSESGVAAGIRRIEAATGLNALAFLQKQRDEISKSQDLLRAAPGQVTDKIAALIAQTKELTRQNEHLQAKLASGTGADLMNSIEEIAGIKVLAAKLDMTNVKALRDQTDALKSKLDSGIICLIAEVEDNKVSLIIAVTKDLTNRFKAGALIKPVAAEVGGGGGGRPDMAQAGGTDPKGIDKALATLKKIVAES from the coding sequence ATGAAGGCCAGTGAAATCAGAGAAAGATTCCTCAAGTTTTTCAAAAATAACGGACATGAAATTGTCACAAGTTCATCCTTAGTTCCTAAAGATGACCCTTCCCTGCTGTTCACAAACGCAGGTATGGTTCAGTTCAAAAAGACTTTTCTTGGACAGGAACAGCGGGCGTATAACCGCGCGACAACTTCGCAGAAATGTTTACGCGTAGGCGGAAAGCATAACGACCTCGAAAATGTTGGCCGCACTGCCCGTCATCACACTTTTTTTGAAATGCTCGGAAACTTTTCATTTGGTGACTACTTTAAAGAAGATGCCATCAAATTCTGCTGGAAATTCCTGACGGAAGAGCTGAAACTTCCTAAAGAAAAACTTTATATTACAATATATAAAGATGATGATGAAGCAGGAGAACTCTGGAAGAAAGTTGCAAATATCCCGGCTGAGAGAATTTTCAAGCTCGGTGAAAAAGACAACTTCTGGTCCATGGGTGATACAGGTCCATGCGGCCCGTGCTCCGAAGTACATATAGATCAAGGCGAGAACATGACTTGCGGACCCAATTGCGGGATAGGCAAGTGCGATTGTGACCGTTTCCTTGAAATATGGAACCTCGTCTTCATGCAGTATGACCAAAGTCAAGACGGTACTCGCGTTCCGCTTCCGCGACCTTCCATTGACACCGGAATGGGACTGGAAAGAATTGCCGCAGTATGTCAGGGCGTACAGTCAAACTATGAAACAGATTTGTTTCAGCCGATGATTCAGGCCATCGCCAAAAAAGCCGGCGTAACATATCAGGAAGACGGAGAAATCGACACAGCCTTACAGGTTATTGCCGACCACTCCCGTTCCATAGCATTCCTGATCACCGATCAGATTCTTCCTTCAAACGAAGGTCGCGGTTATGTGCTGCGCCGTTTGATAAGAAGAGCTTTCCGCTTCGGCCGCTTAATCGGCCTGACCGATCCTTTCCTTCATGAAACAGTCAAAATGGTTGTTTCAGAAATGGGCGGACAGTTCCCTGAACTTAAAGATAACGCAGACTTCATGGCCCGTATGGTCCGTGAAGAAGAAGAAAGATTCAGCCAGACCCTTGATAAAGGACTGATCATTCTCGAAGACGAAATGGCAGGACTTAAAGAAGAAGGTAAGAATACAATTTCCGGCGAGCTGGCTTTCAAACTTTATGACACTTTCGGATTCCCGCTCGATATCGTTAACGATGTTACTGAAAAGCACGGATTCACTGTTGATGAAGAAGGCTTTAAAGCCGCCATGCAGGAACAGAAAACACGCGCTAAAAAGGCGTGGAAAGGCTCCGGTGAAAAAGATACCGCAGCCATCTTCCGTACCGTTCTTGAAGCAGGACTCAAAAACCGCTTCACAGGGTATGGCGAACTTACAACTGAATCCAGAATTGTAAATCTTCTATCTGAAAGCGGTGAACATGTTGATCGCATTTCTCAGGGATCAGGAGGATGGCTTATTACGGCCGCTACTCCATTTTACGGAGAATCAGGCGGACAGACCGGTGACTCCGGTTCAGTAGGAACCATGACAGGAAATGCCGATATTCTTGAGTCGGTAAAAGCCTCTCCGGAACTCACCGCTTGCAAAATTTTTGTCAACGAAGGCGAACTTCTTCTAGATCAGGAAGCCAAGCTGGAAGTTGATGACGAAATAAGATTAGCCACTGAGCGCAACCACACGTCTACACACCTGCTTCATGCTGCGCTGAGAAAAGTTCTCGGCAACCATGTCAAGCAGTCCGGATCACTGGTTGGACCCAACAGACTCAGATTTGACTTCACTCACATTGCAGCCATGACTCCTGATGAAATCAGGCAGGTTGAGAATGAAGTGAACAGGGCTATCCTGACAGCTACATTGATTGACGTTCAAGAGTTAAGCAGCAAAGAAGCTGCGGAAAAAGGCGCGACCGCATTGTTCGGTGAAAAATACGGAGATATTGTAAGAGTTGTCGATATCCCCGGTGAAAGCATGGAACTTTGCGGCGGTACTCATCTGAGATCCACAGGAGAGGCCGGAACCTTTGTAATCTTGTCCGAATCAGGCGTTGCGGCAGGTATTCGCCGCATTGAAGCGGCAACCGGATTGAATGCTCTTGCATTCCTGCAAAAACAACGCGACGAAATAAGCAAATCACAAGATCTGCTTAGGGCTGCCCCCGGTCAGGTTACTGACAAAATTGCAGCACTCATAGCTCAGACTAAAGAGCTGACTCGCCAAAATGAACACCTTCAAGCCAAGCTTGCTTCTGGCACAGGAGCAGACCTGATGAACTCTATCGAAGAGATCGCAGGAATAAAAGTTCTTGCTGCCAAGCTTGACATGACCAATGTGAAAGCATTGCGCGATCAGACAGACGCACTAAAATCCAAACTGGATTCAGGAATCATCTGTCTGATAGCTGAGGTTGAAGATAATAAAGTTTCCTTGATCATCGCAGTGACTAAGGACCTGACAAACAGGTTCAAAGCCGGTGCGCTTATCAAACCCGTTGCAGCTGAGGTAGGAGGCGGTGGCGGCGGCAGGCCAGATATGGCTCAAGCCGGCGGTACCGACCCCAAAGGAATTGACAAGGCTTTGGCAACCCTGAAAAAGATAGTTGCTGAGTCGTAA